The region ACGAGGTTTTCATTCGTAAATTTCGACTTCGTTAAGGATACGAAGCTCATTGGAAACCTTCTGAGATTCACTTGGAATTTTCACTAGAACTCCTCGCGGAATCTCTTGGTGAATCTTCAGTTTGTGCATCCAGGCTAAAAATTCGCGCTCAGGGCCACGACAAATCATCTGACGATCTTTGCCTTTTTCTTGTAAGCGGTCGCCCACGACCCGCGCGGCAGCGATATTTTCAGGTCGCGTTTTGCGCATTAAAAGGTAACTCATAGTGAGGGTGCGATTTTTCATTGGCAGCTGTTCTTCCATTTTCAGGAACCATTCAGGCGCTTGAAAATGCACGCGATCATGACACCAGTCATGCTTGGACTGGGTCAGAAGAGGGCAGGGACCTTCATGGGTGCAAGGGGCCCATACGTGATACCCGTTTTCCAAAAGTTTTTGACGAAGTTGTAAGAGCTTTCTGCCGTCCTGTTGGGTGGACGGTTCAACTAACATCAGAGCTTCGCACTGATAAGCCCATTCTGGAATGTCGGCAAGCTCGGTCAAAGAATAAGAAAACACGGCCAAAGTTTTTCCGGGATCTTTCAGCCGAGAAGCACTAAAGGTGCGAAGCCATTCTTCGGCCTTGAACTGAGGGAAATATGTTTCAATAAGTTTTTGCGGCTCGCTGGCGCGTTCGACAAGTTGAAATTGCCAAGAATGTTTTTGCGCCAGACTCAAAGACGCCGTGGCTAGGCCCGCACCAAAATCAACGACTCTTTCCAGGCCGTGAAAAAAGCTTCTTTTGTCAGCCTCAGCAATAATTCCTGCCAGACGAGTGGAATTGAGAGGCAGATAATAACAAAGATAAGCCACCTGCGCCCACGACTCGTGCCAAGGTGTCACGTCGTCGGGTTTTTGAATAAAATAGTCCGACAAAGCCAGAACACATTTTGCCAGCGCTTTGGAGTCCTGCAAAGACAGCTTGTAGTTTGCAAGAGCCTGAGAAATAGAGTCTTCAAAAGATTCGGGGAAGGTGAACTGTCTTTGCATAGCTGACATTTTAAAGCGAAGACAAAGCTTTTAGCAAATCTTCAACGGAAATCTCGTCCATACAGCGGGGATCGACATGATCCTGATCCTGACTATGAGGCATGAAGATGCGAACATGCGGACCTCGCGCAGCCCAACGGCGTGGATGTTGAACCCGGACTGGACTGTAAATACCTAAAACGTGAGCGCCCAATGAGGCCGCCATATGGGCGACTCCGGTACTGGGAACGACGACGGCTTTGGCGTTTTTTAGAACCGTGAAAAGCTCTGTTGCTTTCAGTTGGTTTTGCAGGGACAGAACACGCGCATCGCCGGCAAAGTGTTCTTTGATGTCCTTGAGCCAAGGCTCATCGGCCGGGGTGCCGGTCAGAACAACCAAAGAATCTTTTTTTGCGGCAGAGATAAATTCAATATATTTTGCGATCGGCCAGTTTAAAGCCGAACCGGCCATTCCGGGATGAACCACAACGTATTGTCCCGAAGTCAGATTGTGTTTTGCCAAAAGCGCAGGATTCAAAGGCGCGAGCAATTTCAACTCGGGAGTTTTTTCCTGAGTGATCTCTTCTTCCACACCAAAGGCATGAAGAAGCAGATCTAAGTTGTAATCAGATTCATGCTGTACCGCCTGGCTGCGACGCTGGCGTAAGCCCCTATTTAAAAACAAAAAGCTATGCCATTGCGATTGAACCCCGGCCCGCACGGGCACATTTTCCGCCCACAGAGCATAACTCACCCACCACGGAGCTTGAAAACTGACGGCGACGTCAGGTTTAAAATCTTTCAGGAACGAACGCAACGATTGAAGCGAGGTCCGCCAATCATCTTTGGCCAGCTCTAGGTATTTTCGGTGGGGATCGGCGTTGTCGGGAACGAAGCCCAAACCTTTGGAAATCACCCAGTGAACATCCCGGTCTTTTAAAAAAGAAACCTGATCGACACACATGGTGCAGATCAGGTCGCCAATTTTATCAAGTCGGATCAGAAGAACCTTTTTCACTTCTTAAGTGTATTCTTCCACAGAGGGGCAAGAGCAAATTAAGTTTCTGTCACCGTACGCGTTGTCTACGCGGCCAACCACAGGCCAGAACTTGTTCGTGCGCAACCACTCAACAGGGTATACGGCCTCTTCGCGCGAATACGGATGATTCCATTCAGGCTTCATCATCATCGCCGCTGTATGAGGCGCATTTTTAAGAGCATTGTTTTCTTTATCCATTTTTCCAGTTTCAATCGCGGCAATTTCTTTACGGATTGTCACCATAGAATCGATAAAACGATCCAGCTCTTTTTTCGGTTCAGACTCTGTCGGCTCAATCATCAAAGTTCCCGCAACAGGGAAGCTCATAGTCGGAGCATGGAACCCGAAATCCATCAAACGTTTCGCCACGTCCGTCACGTCGATGCCGGAAACTTTTTTAATCTCACGCACATCCACGATGCACTCGTGCGCGACCAGACCGTTTTTACCTTTGTAAAGAACAGGGTAGTGAGGCTCTAGTTTTTTCGCGATATAGTTCGCGCTCAAGATACTCACCAAAGTCGCTTTGCGAAGGCCTTCAGCGCCCATCATGGTGATATAAGCCCAAGAGATCGGAAGAATGCTGGCGCTGCCCCAAGGTGCGGACGTCGTTGCTGAAATCCCTGTCTTAGGACCCGCTTCAGGCACCAAGGAGTGCGTTGGTAAGAAATCTTTCAGGTGAGCTGCGACGCCGATAGGGCCCACACCCGGTCCGCCACCACCGTGAGGGATCGAGAAGGTTTTATGCAAGTTCATATGTGATACATCGGGACCGAAAGCTCCAGGACGGCACATGCCGACCAGGGCGTTCATATTCGCGCCGTCCATGTAAACTTGTCCGCCGTTGTCGTGAATGATTTTACAAATTTCGACAATGGCCTCTTCAAACACGCCATGCGTGGAAGGATAAGTAATCATCAGAGCGGCAAGATTGTCGCGATGCTGTTCGGCTTTCGCTTTAAGATCCTGAACGTCGACGTTGCCTTGATCGTCACACGCAACCACCACGACCTGCATGTTCACCAAAGCGGCTGATGCGGGATTTGTTCCGTGCGCGGAAGAAGGAATCAAACAGATATTACGATGACCTTGGCCACGTGACTGATGATATTTACGAATGACCAAAAGACCGGCGTATTCCCCTTGCGAGCCCGCATTCGGCTGCAAGCTCACAGCGGCAAAGCCCGTGATGTCGCAAAGTTTCTTTTCCAGATCGTGAATCATCTCGATCAAGCCGACCGCTTGCGCAGTGGGGGCGAAGGGATGAAGTTTATTGATCTCGGGCCAGGACACCGGAACCAGCTCTGTTGTGGCATTCAACTTCATTGTGCAAGATCCCAATGGGATCATCGAGTGAGTTAAAGTCAGATCCTTGTTCTGCAAGTGATGGATGTAACGAAGCATCTCGGTTTCACTGTGGTGTGAGTGGAACACGGGATGGGTCATATAGGCGGAAGTACGAACCAGCTTCTCTGGCACTTCCACATCTTTCATAGCGGCATCAATAGAGGCCCCCGTGAACGCCGCTGCTTGGCCTTGATTGAAAGCGGCCCAGATCATTTCGACATCTTCTAACGTCGTTGTTTCGTTCAAAGAAAGACCGATTTTGCCGTTGCCGAAATTGCGGAAGTTCATCTGCATTTTTTCCGCTTGCGCAATGATAGCTGTGGCTTTGTCCGTTGTTACGGTCACAGTGTCAAAGAAAGCATTTTTAGAAACAGCGAAGCCCAGTTTGTTCAAACCCTCCGCCAGGATGCCCGTCAAACGTTGCACGCGAAGAGCGATTTTTTTAAGACCTTGAGGGCCGTGGTAAACGGCATACATCGAAGCCATATTGGCCAAAAGAACCTGAGCGGTGCAGATATTGGAAGTCGCTTTTTCGCGACGGATGTGCTGCTCACGAGTTTGCAAAGCCAAACGTAAAGCCATTTTCCCTTGGGAATCCACGCTGACGCCGACAAGACGGCCTGGCATCAAACGCTTATAAGCATCTTTTGTCGCCAAGAAACCGGCATGAGGTCCACCGAAGCCCAATGGCACACCAAAGCGTTGAGAGTTACCGACAACCATGTCGGCACCCCATTCTCCCGGAGGCGTCAACAACGTCATGGCCAATAAATCCACAGACGCGGTCACTAGGGCTCCATGATCTTTGTATTTCTTTGCAAGATCTGAATAGTCTTCCACGGCTCCGCTGGTATTGGGATATTGGAAGAACACGCCAAAGACAGGTTTTGCGAAATCATATGTCGCGGGATCGGTGACAATCATTTCAAAGCCCAAAGGCTCAGCGCGAGTGCCTAGCACTTCGATGACGTGAGGATGCATTTCCGGAGACACAACAAAAGCATTTGCTTTGTTTTTGCAAAGAGAGTGCGCCATGAACATCGCCTCTGCGGCTGCAGTTCCTTCATCCAACAACGAAGCATTAGAAATTTCCATACCGCAAAGATCACCGATCATAGTTTGGAAATTCAAAAGAGCTTCCAGACGGCCTTGCGAGATCTCGGGTTGATAAGGAGTGTAGGCTGTGTACCATACGGGGTTTTCAAAGACGTTTCGTTGAATCACCGTTGGCGTGATAGTGTCGTGGTAGCCCATGCCGATGTAGGTTTTAAAGACTTTGTTCTTTGCAACCATCTGCTTCAAATGATTCAAAAGACCGTGCTCGGAAATACCGGGGCCTACATCCGCGTAGTTATGCTGCGTGCGGATCTGTTGGGGAATCACTTTGTCAGCCATTTGATCTAAAGAGTTAAATCCTAAAGTCTTCAACATCTCGTGAATGTCAGAATCAGAAGGACCAATATGACGGGGGATAAATTCGTTCCGTGGGGAAAGATCGGCAATTTTCATGTGCACCTCTATAACGCCGTCGAGACTAGCACACCCCCCTAGGGTAATGAAAGATTTGTAAGGAGAGCAGGGGCGCTAATGCGAGGCGAAATGGGACTATTAAGCCAGTTCAAGCGAAGTCGCCCGTCTTTTTTGTCCTCTCTGAAAAAGCAGGGTCGCGCCTAGGCAAAATGCCAGTCCGCCCAAAGAAACAGCAGGCCAACGACCCAGGCTCCAAAGCCAAGAGCCGATGTAGGAACCTAAAGCGCCGCCGACAAAATAGCTGAAGATATAAATGGAGCTTAAGCGCGAACGCGCCTCGGAAGAGACCTCGAACATGCGGGTCTGATTGGATATATGTGCGACCTGGATACCCAAATCCAAAAGCAAGACTCCCAGGATCACACCGATCACAGCTGTGGACGATAGAGCTAAGAGGGCAAAGGCCGCCATTGCACAGTAAAGTCCCAGGCGGATGGTAGCTGCAGGGCCTTTTTTATCGGCATAGCGACCGGCCAGGGGTGCCGCCAAAGCTCCGATCATTCCTAAAGCCCCGAACAGGCCGATGGTTTGCGGTGTGTAGCGAAAAGGCTCGCCTTCAAGCAAAAAAGTCAGCGTCGTCCAGAAGGCTGAAAAAGAGCCGAAAAGAATAGCGCCCATCAACGCAGCTTCACGAACCGTCGCATGGTTTTTGACTAAATCCCATGTGGAAGAAAGAAGAGCTTTGTAGGTGCCGCGAAAATGTGATTCCGCAGAAGGTAAAGCCCACTGCGTGATGACGGCTAAAAGAAGATTCACCGACCCGGCAAAAACAAAGACCATCTTCCAGCCAAAATTTTCCGCGACGAAACCGGCCAGCGTGCGCGCCATCAACGAGCCGATTAAAATACCGGAAGTGACGATGCCAACAATACGTCCTCGTTCTTCGGGACGAGCGAGATTCGCCGAAAAGGAGATCAGAATCGTCGCCGAGACATTGAAGAAACCCATGACAAAACTCAAAGCACACAGAGTCAGAATGTTAGGGCTGAAGGACAAGGACAAAGCCAACAGTCCTGCCACAGTCATACTGGCTTGCAAAAGACGACGGCGGTTGAGCATGTCTCCCAACGGAACCAAAAGCAGAATGCCAATCGCATAACCAATCAGAGTGAAAGCGGGCACCAGCGCGACCGATTTTTCACTCACGGCAAATTCACGGGCCAGAATACCCAGCAGCGGCTGATTGTAATACAAATTGCTGACAACCAGCGCGCACGCCACGAACATGAAGGAAACTTGAAATCGAGAAAGACCCTGACCCATATCAATGGTGTTAATCCATCTTCAGGCGAGGAGCAAGTTCAGTTTCCTAATTCAGAATGACATTCGGAAACCACTTGCTTACGAGATTTTAAACCTTTTTCGCAAGAGCGAGTGAGTTCCCGAAGGATTTTAAGTCTTTCATTGCCCCGTTTGGCGTCGTCAATGCGATCATTCAAAGAAGAGATTTCGCGCACCACTGCAGTTTGTAGTTGCACGGCAAGTGCTAACTTGTCCGTCGTTGATTCCGCCTTGGCCTCGTGAATTTGCACAAGGACCTTTCGGAATGAGACGGGAAAAAGCTCGGACAGTATGCCGATCTCTTCAAGCTTCATTCGGAAGACCGGGTCGGAATGCGCACGTGCTCCTTCTTGTTGGTAAAAGCGAACCAGGTAATTGGTGCGTTCGTTCGTTAATAATTCGCGGTCCATGAAAGTGGGATTGCAAAGAACGGAGCAGATTTCGGGTAAATTCTTTTGGGCAAGGGTCGCCGCCAGTTCGTCAAAAAGATTGAGCTCATGCACATAGGTATGCCCGATATGGGTGAGTTCGCGCAGATTTGGATTCACTTCTTGATCTGTCCCTTTTTCCCCGGGGGCTAAAGGAAGGTTTGGGAGCATGGTGGCTTTGGCGACGGGCATTTTTTTGACAGGTTT is a window of Bdellovibrio sp. ArHS DNA encoding:
- a CDS encoding small ribosomal subunit Rsm22 family protein — its product is MQRQFTFPESFEDSISQALANYKLSLQDSKALAKCVLALSDYFIQKPDDVTPWHESWAQVAYLCYYLPLNSTRLAGIIAEADKRSFFHGLERVVDFGAGLATASLSLAQKHSWQFQLVERASEPQKLIETYFPQFKAEEWLRTFSASRLKDPGKTLAVFSYSLTELADIPEWAYQCEALMLVEPSTQQDGRKLLQLRQKLLENGYHVWAPCTHEGPCPLLTQSKHDWCHDRVHFQAPEWFLKMEEQLPMKNRTLTMSYLLMRKTRPENIAAARVVGDRLQEKGKDRQMICRGPEREFLAWMHKLKIHQEIPRGVLVKIPSESQKVSNELRILNEVEIYE
- a CDS encoding glycosyltransferase family 9 protein, which codes for MKKVLLIRLDKIGDLICTMCVDQVSFLKDRDVHWVISKGLGFVPDNADPHRKYLELAKDDWRTSLQSLRSFLKDFKPDVAVSFQAPWWVSYALWAENVPVRAGVQSQWHSFLFLNRGLRQRRSQAVQHESDYNLDLLLHAFGVEEEITQEKTPELKLLAPLNPALLAKHNLTSGQYVVVHPGMAGSALNWPIAKYIEFISAAKKDSLVVLTGTPADEPWLKDIKEHFAGDARVLSLQNQLKATELFTVLKNAKAVVVPSTGVAHMAASLGAHVLGIYSPVRVQHPRRWAARGPHVRIFMPHSQDQDHVDPRCMDEISVEDLLKALSSL
- the gcvP gene encoding aminomethyl-transferring glycine dehydrogenase yields the protein MKIADLSPRNEFIPRHIGPSDSDIHEMLKTLGFNSLDQMADKVIPQQIRTQHNYADVGPGISEHGLLNHLKQMVAKNKVFKTYIGMGYHDTITPTVIQRNVFENPVWYTAYTPYQPEISQGRLEALLNFQTMIGDLCGMEISNASLLDEGTAAAEAMFMAHSLCKNKANAFVVSPEMHPHVIEVLGTRAEPLGFEMIVTDPATYDFAKPVFGVFFQYPNTSGAVEDYSDLAKKYKDHGALVTASVDLLAMTLLTPPGEWGADMVVGNSQRFGVPLGFGGPHAGFLATKDAYKRLMPGRLVGVSVDSQGKMALRLALQTREQHIRREKATSNICTAQVLLANMASMYAVYHGPQGLKKIALRVQRLTGILAEGLNKLGFAVSKNAFFDTVTVTTDKATAIIAQAEKMQMNFRNFGNGKIGLSLNETTTLEDVEMIWAAFNQGQAAAFTGASIDAAMKDVEVPEKLVRTSAYMTHPVFHSHHSETEMLRYIHHLQNKDLTLTHSMIPLGSCTMKLNATTELVPVSWPEINKLHPFAPTAQAVGLIEMIHDLEKKLCDITGFAAVSLQPNAGSQGEYAGLLVIRKYHQSRGQGHRNICLIPSSAHGTNPASAALVNMQVVVVACDDQGNVDVQDLKAKAEQHRDNLAALMITYPSTHGVFEEAIVEICKIIHDNGGQVYMDGANMNALVGMCRPGAFGPDVSHMNLHKTFSIPHGGGGPGVGPIGVAAHLKDFLPTHSLVPEAGPKTGISATTSAPWGSASILPISWAYITMMGAEGLRKATLVSILSANYIAKKLEPHYPVLYKGKNGLVAHECIVDVREIKKVSGIDVTDVAKRLMDFGFHAPTMSFPVAGTLMIEPTESEPKKELDRFIDSMVTIRKEIAAIETGKMDKENNALKNAPHTAAMMMKPEWNHPYSREEAVYPVEWLRTNKFWPVVGRVDNAYGDRNLICSCPSVEEYT
- a CDS encoding MFS transporter translates to MFVACALVVSNLYYNQPLLGILAREFAVSEKSVALVPAFTLIGYAIGILLLVPLGDMLNRRRLLQASMTVAGLLALSLSFSPNILTLCALSFVMGFFNVSATILISFSANLARPEERGRIVGIVTSGILIGSLMARTLAGFVAENFGWKMVFVFAGSVNLLLAVITQWALPSAESHFRGTYKALLSSTWDLVKNHATVREAALMGAILFGSFSAFWTTLTFLLEGEPFRYTPQTIGLFGALGMIGALAAPLAGRYADKKGPAATIRLGLYCAMAAFALLALSSTAVIGVILGVLLLDLGIQVAHISNQTRMFEVSSEARSRLSSIYIFSYFVGGALGSYIGSWLWSLGRWPAVSLGGLAFCLGATLLFQRGQKRRATSLELA